Within Lentimicrobium sp. L6, the genomic segment ATGATTAGATGTATTGTCTATGCTCTCAATTGGTTATTGGCGATACGAGACCAACGAAAGAGTGCTGCAAAACCATAAAGAATAAACAGAAGAATTAAATGAATCACATTTAATGCCACATGTTCCCAATCGGCTCCCAATTCCAAAACCCTAGTGAAAGCTTGTACGAAAGGTGTCATGGGGGAGAATTGTGCCAAATATTGCACCCAGACTGGCATAGCCTGAAATGGCCAGCTAAATCCACTTAAGAGGAAGATAGGATAGGAAGAAAAGGCGATTACTTCTAAATAGCCCACTTGGGTTCTGAAGAAACTACTGATAAAGACCCCAAACATCAATACTGCAAGCGACATGGCAAAAGCTATGATAAGCATGCTGTCCCAAGAGCCATGAACATTAAGTTCGAAAATAGGGAATATGGTTGTTAGGAAAAGAAGGAAATAGGCAAAATATAAAAGCATATAAAAACCCAGTTTCCCAATGAAATATTTGTAAATTCGACCATTAACCAAACTTAATATTTCTGGCAAAGCTTTTTTCTGCCTGTCTTTTGTAAAACTTTCACCAATTCCAAAGAGGAGGGTTTGATGAAGGATAAGGATAAATAATCCGGGCAATAAGAACCCACCATAGGTATTTAATGGATTGGCTATTCCTCTCACATCGGGTTCCAATGGCATCACTATTTCCATGGCGTTTTCAGGATTTACTCCATGTGCCATATAGTATTTTAATCTGATACCTGCTCCTGCTGTAATCAATACTTTCTGCAAATCCTTATTGGGATTATTGCTGGGCAAAAACTGTGTGGTATTTAGGTAGACAGCTAAGTCAGTGCCTTTCATACTGAGCAGTTGTGCCTCAAAATCGGCAGGGAAATATATGAAGCCTTGAACATTTAACTTATTAATCTCGTCGACTCCTTGTTCGAAACTTGTCAAATACTCACTTATTTGTATTTGTTGAGTGGCGTCCAAAGCTCTAATTAATTCTCTGCTACTTGATGAATTATCTAAGTCGAAAACGGCAATAGGAACCTCCTCAATATCTTTGTTGATATATATACTTCCTAAGAAAAAAGCATATAATATTGGTGCCAAAAGAAAGGTTAGAATCAAACTATGATCGCTAAATAATTGTTTAATTTCGTAATTGGCTACTCTTAGTATCCCTTTCATATGTTCGCCTCCTGTCTTTTTGTATAATTCTTCAATTGTATGCTTAAAACAGGGAAGCTCACCAGTAATCCAATTATGGCAAATATGATGAGCACTATAATTTCATTTACAGCATATTTTAGAGGAGTCTGCATGAGTTCTATTTTGAAGAAACCATATAGGAAGTGTGTGTATGGAATGATTCCTGCATAGAATTTACTATACCAAGGCATTCCAAGTAAAGGGAAAGTAAAGCCACTAAAAACAAAAGCAGGAGAATTGTAAAATAATACCACATCCATGGACAACATTTCGTCGAGGAAGATGGTAGAAACCGCAAAACCAAGGAAAATGGAGGCGCTAATAAACACAAATAACAGTAGTATCATAGACCAAATCTCACCATTCAATGGGATATTGAACAAGGGGAAAAAGATACCAAAAATCATCAAAGCAAAGATGGAGAAGGCAATCAATTGAGCCATATATTTCCCCAATAGCATTTTAAATACAGAGCCTTTGGTTATGTTAATCATTTCTGTAATTCCGCCCGTATTAAACTCTCTATTAAAAGCTCTCACGGCCACAAACATGATAAACATCTGCATCAATACGGTCATTAAGCCAGGGCCTAGGTAGAACAAGTAATTATAGCTGGGGTTATAAAGAGGTTTAAAACTTAATCGCATGGGCTGAAAGAGTTCCATGCTTTGTTTTTCGGTGAGTCCTTGTGCCTGCATCTTTTGAATAAGGATTCCAGCGGAGGTTGTTAATACTATTTCCGAACTGGCTTTATAGATTAAGTTTCCGAAAACGATATTACTAGAGTTGGTATAGACAACAACTTTCTGACTTCTCGATCTCAGAACTTCTCTTTCCAGGTCGTGAGGAATATATACAATACCTTGTACTTTCCCCGATTGAAAGGCCTCTTGCATGTCCTCCTCAGAAGTGAGCTGTTGAGCGACTGACAAATAAGGTGAAGCTTCTAAGAATCTTGTTAAGGTTCTGCTGAGTTCAGAATGATCTTGATCGTATACAGCAATAGGCAAATCATTGATATTTCCTTTGCCATAAAGGCTATTCAAAAGGAAATATACCACGATAGGAACCGCAATTAGAAGTAAGAATCCACTTCTACTGGTATATAAATATTGGAGCTCTCTCCAAATGATCGATAGGAATCCTCGCATATGAATCTATCTGTCAAATTTTACAGTCATACCAGGTCTGAAACCGTCAATAGGTTTTGTTGGATGTAGATGCACTTCAAAAGTCTTCATTTCGAATTCCCCTTTTTCGCGGGAAGGAACCCAATTGGCAAACGCAGCCATTGGTGCCATATACGAAACCTGGAACTCAGCAGTGGCATCTACACCAGGGATATATCCGCTCATCTTCGTTCCTTTTTTAAATTCGGGCATTAGGTCTTCTTTTAATTGAAGAATGACATATGTTTTTTCTGGAATCATGATGCTGAAAACAGGATAACCAGCTGCAACTACCTCACCCTCCTCAGCAATTTGATTACTGATTTCACCATCGAGGGGAGCTATTATTTTTAATTCCTTATGATAAGCTTGGGCTTCTGCATAAACCGAATTGGCCTGTTGGTATTTGCCCATGGCCATTGCTATATCTTCTTTTCTGGCTCCTTCTTCTGCCATATCAAAAACCGATTTTGCCATTTTCATTTGGTCTCTCGCGGCCTGATATTTGAATTCCATCTCATCCATTTCTTGGCTAGAGATAATGCTATCCGCATATAATAATTGAAATCTTTTATAAGTTTTTTGCGCAAAGTCGAATTGGCTTTTGGCCATATCGTACTGGCTTTTGGCGGCTTCTTTTTCTTGAATTCTAGCACCCGTTTTGGCTTTGTCTACCAATCCATCAGCAGCATCTAATACACCTTGAGCTTGTCCTAGTTTGGCGTTTAAAATAGAGGATTCGTAAATTGCCAATACCTGACCTTTTTTTACTAAATCGCCATTTTTTACTAAAATACTATCTATACGTCCTGGGATTTCAGATGCCACATGAATCACTTTGGTTTCTGCTATTCCTAGGAGGAAGTCAGCTTCTTGCTGTTTGCTATATTTAAATAGGAAGAAAATGGCAACAGCAGCAATAATTACTGGAATGCTTAAGGCTAAATAATTTGTTCTTATCTTCATTTCTAAAGGTATTTTATTTTAAGATTTATTGACTCAGAGGAGCGAATAAAATTTAATTCTGATTAAAGATTTCTAATATTTTCTCTGGTTGTGCAGTGGCAGTGTAAAAATCTGCCAATGCGTTATAATAGTCGTACAAGCTAACGAGTTCCTCTACCAATTCGCCTTCAAGTAGCAAACGAGCATCTAAAACATCAAGGCTAGCTGTTAGGCCTTCAGTGAATCGCTTTTCGTTGACTCTTAAATTTTCCTCTGCCATGGCGATTACCGCTTGCATTTCTTGGTATTTGCTTTGACTATTTAATATGTTGATATAAGATTTATTCACCCAAAGTTTGATTTGGTTTCTGGCATAATCCTCAGCATAATCTACCTCCATCTCTAAATGTTTGGCGGCTTTCATTTCATTAATATTCTTTAAGCCGTTAAACAGGTTCATCTTTACTTGAATACCTAGCATCACTGGTGGTTGAATAATAGGGAGCTCTTCTCTAAAGAAACCATATTCTCCCCAAGCAACAACCTTTGGTAGTATTTCGGAGCGTTTTACATTATAGTTCTGGCGAACCATGATTCTCTTTTGTTCTAAGATACCAAAGATGGGTTGGGCCTCATAAGCGTCTTGTAAGGAGGAATCCAAGGCGATAGCATTCATGTGATACTTCATTTTGTCACTGATGACTAATACTGTATCTTCCTTCATACCCATTTCCGATTTGAGGGCTAATAATGCCAATTGAAGATTGTTCTC encodes:
- a CDS encoding HlyD family secretion protein — encoded protein: MKIRTNYLALSIPVIIAAVAIFFLFKYSKQQEADFLLGIAETKVIHVASEIPGRIDSILVKNGDLVKKGQVLAIYESSILNAKLGQAQGVLDAADGLVDKAKTGARIQEKEAAKSQYDMAKSQFDFAQKTYKRFQLLYADSIISSQEMDEMEFKYQAARDQMKMAKSVFDMAEEGARKEDIAMAMGKYQQANSVYAEAQAYHKELKIIAPLDGEISNQIAEEGEVVAAGYPVFSIMIPEKTYVILQLKEDLMPEFKKGTKMSGYIPGVDATAEFQVSYMAPMAAFANWVPSREKGEFEMKTFEVHLHPTKPIDGFRPGMTVKFDR
- a CDS encoding ABC transporter permease; its protein translation is MKGILRVANYEIKQLFSDHSLILTFLLAPILYAFFLGSIYINKDIEEVPIAVFDLDNSSSSRELIRALDATQQIQISEYLTSFEQGVDEINKLNVQGFIYFPADFEAQLLSMKGTDLAVYLNTTQFLPSNNPNKDLQKVLITAGAGIRLKYYMAHGVNPENAMEIVMPLEPDVRGIANPLNTYGGFLLPGLFILILHQTLLFGIGESFTKDRQKKALPEILSLVNGRIYKYFIGKLGFYMLLYFAYFLLFLTTIFPIFELNVHGSWDSMLIIAFAMSLAVLMFGVFISSFFRTQVGYLEVIAFSSYPIFLLSGFSWPFQAMPVWVQYLAQFSPMTPFVQAFTRVLELGADWEHVALNVIHLILLFILYGFAALFRWSRIANNQLRA
- a CDS encoding ABC transporter permease; amino-acid sequence: MRGFLSIIWRELQYLYTSRSGFLLLIAVPIVVYFLLNSLYGKGNINDLPIAVYDQDHSELSRTLTRFLEASPYLSVAQQLTSEEDMQEAFQSGKVQGIVYIPHDLEREVLRSRSQKVVVYTNSSNIVFGNLIYKASSEIVLTTSAGILIQKMQAQGLTEKQSMELFQPMRLSFKPLYNPSYNYLFYLGPGLMTVLMQMFIMFVAVRAFNREFNTGGITEMINITKGSVFKMLLGKYMAQLIAFSIFALMIFGIFFPLFNIPLNGEIWSMILLLFVFISASIFLGFAVSTIFLDEMLSMDVVLFYNSPAFVFSGFTFPLLGMPWYSKFYAGIIPYTHFLYGFFKIELMQTPLKYAVNEIIVLIIFAIIGLLVSFPVLSIQLKNYTKRQEANI